A stretch of Oncorhynchus mykiss isolate Arlee chromosome 12, USDA_OmykA_1.1, whole genome shotgun sequence DNA encodes these proteins:
- the LOC110538446 gene encoding hemoglobin subunit beta-1-like, which yields MVDWTDTEKSTISAVWGKVDINEVGPLALGRVLIVYPWTQRYFGSFGDVSTPAAIMGNPKVAAHGKVVCGALDKAVKNMGNILATYKSLSETHANKLFVDPENFRVLADVLTIVVAAKFGASFTPEIQATWQKFMKVVVAAMGSRYF from the exons ATGGTTGactggacagacacagagaagaGCACCATCAGTGCTGTCTGGGGCAAAGTAGATATCAATGAGGTCGGACCACTGGCTCTGGGAAG AGTCCTGATCGTCTACCCCTGGACTCAGCGTTATTTCGGCTCTTTCGGAGATGTATCAACTCCCGCAGCAATCATGGGCAACCCCAAAGTTGCTGCTCACGGCAAGGTCGTGTGTGGAGCTCTGGATAAAGCTGTGAAGAACATGGGCAACATCTTGGCCACATACAAGTCACTGAGCGAGACCCACGCTAACAAACTCTTCGTCGACCCTGAAAATTTCAGG GTGTTGGCTGACGTCCTCACAATTGTCGTTGCCGCCAAGTTCGGAGCCTCTTTCACTCCTGAAATCCAGGCAACCTGGCAGAAGTTCATGAAAGTGGTTGTCGCAGCCATGGGCAGTCGGTACTTCTAA
- the LOC110538451 gene encoding hemoglobin subunit alpha, whose protein sequence is MSLTAKDKSVVKAFWGKISGKADVVGAEALGRMLTAYPQTKTYFSHWADLSPGSAPVKKHGGIIMGAIGNAVGVIDDLVGGLSALSDLHAFKLRVDPGNFKILSHNILVTLAIHFPADFTPEVHIAVDKFLAAVSAALADKYR, encoded by the exons ATGAGTCTGACAGCAAAGGACAAATCTGTAGTCAAGGCCTTCTGGGGCAAGATTAGTGGAAAGGCAGATGTCGTCGGTGCTGAAGCTTTGGGAAG GATGCTGACCGCCTACCCCCAGACTAAGACCTACTTCTCCCACTGGGCTGACCTGAGCCCCGGCTCTGCCCCAGTCAAGAAGCATGGAGGCATCATCATGGGTGCAATTGGTAATGCTGTCGGAGTGATCGACGACCTCGTCGGAGGACTGAGTGCTCTCAGCGATTTGCACGCCTTCAAACTGCGCGTTGACCCTGGCAATTTCAAG ATTCTGTCCCACAACATCCTTGTGACCCTGGCTATTCACTTCCCTGCGGATTTCACTCCCGAAGTGCACATTGCTGTGGATAAATTCCTTGCAGCCGTGTCCGCTGCCCTGGCTGACAAATACAGATAG
- the LOC110538444 gene encoding hemoglobin subunit beta: protein MVDWTDAERSAIVGLWGKISVDEIGPQALARLLIVSPWTQRHFSTFGNLSTPAAIMGNPAVAKHGKTVMHGLDRAVQNLDDIKNTYTALSVMHSEKLHVDPDNFRLLADCITVCVAAKLGPAVFNADTQEAFQKFLAVVVSALGRQYH, encoded by the exons ATGGTCGACTGGACAGATGCTGAGCGCAGTGCCATCGTAGGCCTGTGGGGAAAGATCAGCGTGGATGAGATCGGACCCCAGGCCCTGGCCAG ACTTTTGATCGTGTCTCCATGGACTCAGAGGCACTTTAGCACCTTCGGCAACCTATCCACACCCGCTGCCATCATGGGTAACCCCGCCGTGGCCAAGCACGGAAAGACCGTGATGCACGGACTGGACAGAGCGGTGCAGAACCTGGATGACATCAAGAACACCTATACTGCACTGAGTGTGATGCACTCAGAGAAACTGCACGTGGATCCCGACAACTTCAGG CTCCTCGCCGACTGCATCACCGTGTGCGTGGCCGCCAAGCTCGGTCCCGCCGTTTTCAATGCTGATACTCAGGAAGCCTTCCAGAAGTTCCTGGCTGTCGTTGTGTCCGCTCTTGGCAGACAGTACCACTAG